A genomic region of Alistipes megaguti contains the following coding sequences:
- a CDS encoding cation diffusion facilitator family transporter — translation MSSEAEIRKRKIYRVTFVGFVVNLVLSIVKLIAGLVGRSGAMVADAVHSFSDLATDVVVIAFARISAKPRDPGHDYGHGKYETLATIIISLALAVVGAGILVDSIERIRIVLDGGLLPRPGVIALVAAVVSIIVKEILYRYTVRVGRQIQSPSVIANAWHHRSDALSSLGTLVGIGCAYFLGSKWRIADPVAALLVAVFIFKIAFDLIRNGLGELLEQSLPEDVEEEILHIVTDNPEVREPHNLRTRRIGASIAIEVHVRMDGRMTVEHSHDLTVEIERRLRERFGEETVIAIHVEPINK, via the coding sequence ATGTCGAGTGAAGCGGAAATCCGTAAACGGAAAATCTATCGCGTGACTTTCGTCGGGTTCGTGGTCAATCTGGTCCTGTCGATCGTCAAACTGATTGCCGGTCTGGTCGGTCGAAGCGGCGCCATGGTCGCCGATGCCGTCCATTCGTTTTCCGATCTGGCCACCGACGTGGTGGTGATCGCCTTTGCCCGGATCTCGGCCAAACCCCGCGACCCCGGCCACGACTATGGCCACGGCAAGTATGAAACCCTCGCGACGATCATCATCAGTCTCGCGCTGGCGGTGGTCGGTGCCGGAATCCTGGTCGACAGCATCGAACGGATCCGGATCGTCCTCGACGGAGGACTCCTCCCGCGTCCGGGCGTCATTGCCCTCGTGGCAGCCGTCGTCTCGATCATCGTCAAGGAGATCCTCTATCGCTATACGGTGCGGGTAGGGCGTCAGATTCAGAGCCCGAGCGTCATCGCCAACGCCTGGCATCACCGCAGCGACGCCCTTTCGTCGCTCGGTACGCTGGTCGGTATCGGCTGCGCCTATTTCCTCGGCTCCAAGTGGCGGATTGCCGATCCGGTGGCCGCACTGCTTGTGGCGGTCTTCATCTTCAAGATCGCCTTCGACCTGATCCGGAACGGCCTGGGCGAACTGCTCGAACAGTCGCTGCCCGAGGATGTCGAGGAGGAGATCCTGCACATCGTCACGGACAATCCCGAGGTGCGTGAACCCCACAATCTGCGTACGCGCCGCATCGGTGCCTCGATTGCCATCGAGGTGCATGTCCGCATGGACGGGCGGATGACCGTCGAGCACTCGCACGATCTGACCGTGGAGATCGAACGCCGCCTGCGCGAGCGTTTCGGCGAGGAAACGGTGATCGCCATTCACGTCGAGCCGATCAACAAGTAG
- a CDS encoding RNA polymerase sigma factor has product MNVQVLSDRVLLNHYLSGDRSAMSQLIERHSRRVRDYINMMVKDRDVADDIFQETFIKAVRVIDEGRYTDNGKFLSWILRIAHNQVIDHFRAQRQDKAVTESEAGYDMLGTLKFAERTVEDAMVSQQIERDVRSLVELLPSEQREVVMMRYFSGLSFKEIAEQTNVSINTALGRMRYALINLRRMIKEKNLVLC; this is encoded by the coding sequence ATGAACGTGCAAGTATTAAGTGACCGGGTATTGCTTAATCACTACCTTTCCGGGGATCGGAGCGCTATGTCCCAGCTCATCGAACGTCACAGCCGCCGTGTACGCGACTACATCAACATGATGGTCAAGGATCGCGATGTGGCCGATGATATTTTCCAGGAGACCTTCATCAAAGCCGTCCGCGTCATCGACGAGGGCCGTTATACGGATAACGGCAAGTTCCTGTCGTGGATCCTGCGCATCGCCCACAACCAGGTGATCGACCACTTCCGGGCCCAGCGTCAGGACAAGGCCGTCACCGAGTCGGAGGCGGGATACGACATGCTCGGTACGCTGAAATTCGCCGAACGCACGGTCGAGGATGCCATGGTCAGCCAGCAGATCGAACGCGACGTGCGTTCGCTGGTCGAACTGCTGCCCTCCGAACAGCGCGAGGTGGTGATGATGCGCTACTTCTCGGGGCTGAGCTTCAAGGAGATCGCCGAGCAGACCAACGTGAGCATCAATACCGCGCTGGGGCGCATGCGCTATGCGCTGATCAACCTGCGGCGCATGATCAAGGAAAAAAATCTGGTTCTCTGCTGA
- a CDS encoding DUF3575 domain-containing protein — protein sequence MNKKILLSLLLVAGCWLGASAQQVAVKTNLLYWATTTPNVGVEFALSKHSTLSMTANYNPWTLGSDNRIQHWFLRPEYRYWVTEKYTRLYFGVHAIGGKCEVGGFRLPFIGDRIMRGLATNYYKGSFVGGGLSIGYQFYVSPHWNLELSAGAGLVRLNYHTEPIDGSQASASARRTKVLPIPTELGVSFVYLFNSRK from the coding sequence ATGAACAAGAAGATCCTTCTGTCGCTTCTGTTGGTCGCCGGCTGCTGGCTCGGAGCCTCGGCACAGCAGGTCGCTGTGAAGACCAACCTGCTCTATTGGGCGACAACGACTCCGAATGTCGGAGTGGAGTTCGCTCTGAGCAAACATTCGACCCTCTCCATGACGGCCAACTACAATCCCTGGACCCTCGGTTCGGACAACCGGATTCAGCACTGGTTCCTGCGCCCGGAGTATCGCTACTGGGTCACGGAGAAGTATACGCGTCTCTATTTCGGTGTCCATGCCATCGGCGGCAAGTGTGAGGTGGGCGGTTTCCGGCTGCCTTTTATCGGCGACCGCATCATGCGGGGCCTGGCCACGAACTACTACAAGGGTTCGTTCGTGGGGGGCGGTCTGAGCATCGGCTATCAGTTCTATGTCAGTCCGCACTGGAATCTGGAACTCTCGGCCGGCGCCGGTCTGGTGCGTCTGAACTACCATACGGAGCCCATCGACGGTTCGCAAGCCTCTGCTTCGGCCCGTCGGACCAAGGTGCTGCCCATTCCTACGGAACTCGGTGTTTCGTTCGTCTATCTGTTCAATTCGCGCAAATAA
- a CDS encoding DUF3868 domain-containing protein, protein MKKYLQLVLFLMAGLSLRAQILGDVAVTRKVLAERDGELHLVLEISVARKAVTRSQSWAILPELSTADRRSVKLFPHVLINGRYQQHMMERRRRLSGAYWAERQPYLTINVDGRSDQTFLYEMKVPYESWMDDATLVLRQVQTSPGGKRRVFTVDVNGAVDRQE, encoded by the coding sequence ATGAAAAAATATCTGCAGCTTGTTCTGTTTCTGATGGCGGGGCTTTCGCTCCGGGCTCAGATTCTCGGTGATGTGGCCGTGACGCGCAAGGTGCTGGCCGAGCGTGACGGCGAACTGCATCTGGTTCTGGAGATCTCGGTGGCCCGCAAGGCCGTGACGCGGTCGCAAAGCTGGGCGATTCTTCCCGAACTGAGCACGGCCGACCGGCGGTCGGTCAAACTCTTCCCGCACGTGCTGATCAACGGCCGCTACCAGCAGCACATGATGGAGCGCCGCCGCCGGCTTTCGGGGGCCTACTGGGCCGAACGCCAGCCCTATCTGACGATCAACGTCGACGGCCGCAGCGACCAGACCTTCCTCTACGAGATGAAGGTTCCCTACGAAAGCTGGATGGACGACGCTACGCTCGTGCTGCGGCAGGTGCAGACCTCGCCCGGAGGCAAACGGCGCGTTTTTACGGTGGATGTCAACGGCGCGGTCGACCGGCAAGAGTAA
- a CDS encoding HdeD family acid-resistance protein: MKKLHALLESSKQAIRYWWLLLAVGLLLLAVGILIFLFPARSYLELSMLLGWVILLAGILEVVLSATNRHFITGRGWMLAGGIIEMILGLVLIFNVALAASMLPLLLGFWLLMRAFSTIGLGSDMRTLEISGAGWTILMGILLLICSLWILFQPVGVGTSAVIVWVGITMLFAGAAACTLAMQLRRAHHCLEGDC, from the coding sequence ATGAAAAAACTGCACGCTTTGCTCGAAAGTTCGAAACAGGCTATCCGCTACTGGTGGCTGCTGCTCGCGGTCGGTCTCCTTCTGCTGGCGGTCGGGATACTGATCTTCCTCTTCCCGGCACGGAGCTATCTGGAGCTCTCAATGCTGTTAGGATGGGTGATCCTGCTGGCCGGCATTCTGGAGGTGGTGCTTTCGGCCACCAACCGCCACTTCATCACCGGCCGCGGCTGGATGCTCGCCGGCGGCATCATCGAAATGATCCTCGGTCTGGTACTGATCTTCAACGTCGCTCTGGCCGCCTCGATGCTGCCGCTGCTGCTGGGTTTCTGGCTGCTGATGCGTGCCTTCTCCACCATCGGACTGGGCAGCGACATGCGCACGCTGGAGATCTCCGGCGCCGGATGGACCATTCTGATGGGCATTCTGCTGCTGATCTGCTCGCTGTGGATCCTCTTCCAGCCCGTCGGAGTCGGCACCTCGGCCGTCATCGTCTGGGTCGGCATCACGATGCTCTTCGCCGGAGCGGCAGCCTGCACGCTCGCCATGCAGCTCCGCCGGGCCCACCACTGCCTCGAAGGCGATTGCTGA
- a CDS encoding TonB-dependent receptor — protein sequence MERFDLFRLNRRVLLVLSLLCCTWGAAWADETPDDPASAADRELPDRVVSGLVSDVQGNPLVGATIVVKDAPTMQGTITGPDGRFSLKVPARSTLVITYVGFKSLRFPVLNRTELDIVLEEETERLDNVVVVGYGTQEKSDLTGSIASIKASDIKDTPARSVAEALQGKVAGVMVTKTSGKPGASSDIVIRGVGSINGLNPLFVIDGVACENSTDYNLNDIESIEVIKDASAAAIYGSRAAGGVVLITTKKGTYNSKAKLAFTSHVGVRQYTDMYRMLGTEDYIRVMQEMGFNYPIWSDPSSLPDTDWVSEIYQPGIEQSYNLSLTGGSERFRYYLSGSYERENGIQMNNYWERISSRLNVDYRVAPSLTVGTRIYLARLRGNPYTESFPWVSIPYMSIYDESGDFAAIPSGIDFSGANPVADIAYHHQKQSDLVANGDLYIDWEIVKGLKLNLTGSAQLGGGYDDNFSEANTLGRSPSKDSYTKALDYAEQYTFTATLSYERLFAGKHDLRVMVGYEAKRSQLADLSSTASDFPINNPESFALSTNPTKSASGALSEDRFLSQFARLNYTYDNRYLLTMNVRRDGSPKFGPKHRWGVFPSVSVGWKISEEPFFRAWNPSWVSMIKPRFSWGILGNDQALNSFAYMAAFQNVTSHSFDGTSAVGGYNNIKVINEDIRWESIYTTDVGLDVDLFRNRLSISFDWYQRITRDMIYALSVPNSSGITSPSSLTTMSTMPVNLGRIDNHGWELLVNYRNNIGYFNYAIGANVSQNRNRVVDLGLTNAAIYGGGGHPNEGPSPCKTVNGQPISQFWGLKTDGMITSQEEIDALNARAQANGYDYYHQRLTGVGDLRYVDMNGDGTINDDDCTFIGNPWPTVQYGFNLSLEWRGIDFRADFTGVAGNDVLNLAKSYTQSLQESSNTTSEIFGASFFMGNGLTDRPRVMALDASNGNVPVKDPNYNYQKYSDYFIEDGSYLRLRTVTLGYTFPRRWTRRAKIDRLRIYVSATNLWTLTGFTGLDPEFSNTTKTAYGVYYGSTYPQTRMFSFGLDLNF from the coding sequence ATGGAAAGATTTGACCTCTTCAGGTTGAACAGGCGAGTGTTGCTCGTGTTGTCCCTGTTGTGCTGTACGTGGGGCGCGGCGTGGGCCGACGAAACCCCCGATGATCCCGCTTCGGCGGCCGATCGCGAACTCCCCGACCGGGTGGTCTCCGGACTGGTCTCCGACGTGCAGGGGAATCCCCTGGTCGGTGCCACGATCGTCGTCAAGGATGCCCCGACGATGCAGGGAACCATCACCGGCCCGGACGGCCGCTTTTCGCTGAAGGTCCCGGCCCGTTCGACCCTTGTGATCACCTATGTCGGCTTCAAGAGCCTGCGCTTCCCGGTGCTGAACCGCACGGAACTCGACATCGTCCTCGAGGAGGAGACCGAACGGCTGGACAACGTCGTGGTGGTCGGCTACGGTACGCAGGAGAAGTCCGACCTGACGGGCTCCATCGCCTCGATCAAGGCCTCGGACATCAAGGATACGCCGGCGCGTTCGGTGGCCGAGGCGCTGCAGGGCAAGGTGGCCGGCGTGATGGTCACCAAGACCAGCGGCAAACCCGGTGCGAGCTCCGATATCGTGATCCGCGGCGTGGGGTCGATCAACGGCCTGAACCCGCTGTTCGTCATCGACGGCGTGGCCTGCGAGAACAGCACCGACTACAACCTCAATGACATCGAGTCGATCGAGGTGATCAAGGATGCCAGCGCCGCAGCCATCTACGGTTCGCGGGCCGCCGGCGGCGTGGTGCTCATCACCACGAAGAAGGGCACCTATAACTCGAAGGCCAAACTCGCATTCACGAGCCACGTCGGCGTGCGCCAGTATACGGACATGTACCGCATGCTCGGCACCGAAGACTACATCCGCGTCATGCAGGAGATGGGCTTCAACTATCCGATCTGGAGCGACCCCTCGTCGCTGCCCGACACCGATTGGGTGAGCGAGATCTACCAGCCCGGCATCGAGCAGAGCTACAACCTCTCGCTCACGGGCGGCAGCGAGCGTTTCCGCTACTACCTTTCGGGCTCGTACGAGCGTGAGAACGGCATCCAGATGAACAACTACTGGGAGCGTATCTCCTCGCGGCTGAACGTCGACTACCGGGTGGCGCCGTCGCTGACCGTCGGGACGCGGATCTATCTGGCGCGCCTGCGCGGCAACCCCTACACGGAGTCCTTCCCGTGGGTCTCGATCCCCTACATGAGCATCTACGACGAGTCGGGCGACTTCGCGGCCATCCCGTCGGGAATCGACTTCTCGGGGGCCAATCCCGTGGCCGACATCGCCTACCATCACCAGAAACAGTCGGATCTGGTGGCCAACGGCGACCTCTACATCGACTGGGAGATCGTCAAGGGGCTGAAGCTCAATCTGACGGGCTCGGCCCAGCTGGGCGGCGGCTACGACGACAACTTCTCGGAGGCCAACACGCTGGGGCGCTCCCCCTCGAAGGACAGCTACACCAAGGCGCTGGACTACGCCGAGCAGTACACCTTCACGGCGACACTCTCCTACGAGCGCCTCTTCGCCGGGAAGCACGACCTGCGCGTGATGGTCGGCTACGAGGCCAAGCGGTCGCAGCTGGCCGACCTCTCGTCGACGGCTTCCGACTTCCCGATCAACAACCCCGAGTCATTCGCCCTGTCGACCAACCCCACCAAGAGCGCTTCGGGCGCCCTGTCGGAGGATCGCTTCCTGTCGCAGTTCGCCCGTCTGAACTACACCTACGACAACCGTTATCTGCTGACGATGAACGTCCGTCGCGACGGTTCGCCCAAGTTCGGCCCCAAGCACCGCTGGGGAGTCTTCCCTTCGGTCTCCGTCGGGTGGAAGATCTCCGAGGAGCCCTTTTTCCGGGCGTGGAATCCGTCGTGGGTCTCGATGATCAAGCCGCGCTTCAGCTGGGGCATCCTCGGCAATGACCAGGCTCTGAACAGCTTTGCCTACATGGCGGCTTTCCAGAACGTCACGAGCCACTCGTTCGACGGCACGTCGGCCGTCGGCGGCTACAACAACATCAAGGTCATCAACGAGGATATCCGCTGGGAGTCGATCTACACGACCGACGTGGGTCTGGATGTGGATCTCTTCCGCAACCGCCTCTCGATCTCGTTCGACTGGTATCAGCGCATCACCCGCGACATGATCTATGCCCTTTCGGTGCCCAACTCGTCGGGAATCACCTCGCCCTCGTCGCTGACGACGATGAGTACGATGCCGGTCAACCTGGGACGCATCGACAACCACGGCTGGGAGCTGCTGGTCAACTACCGCAACAACATCGGCTACTTCAACTACGCCATCGGGGCCAACGTCTCGCAGAACCGCAACCGGGTCGTCGACCTGGGTCTGACCAACGCGGCCATCTACGGCGGCGGAGGCCATCCGAACGAGGGCCCGAGCCCCTGCAAGACGGTCAACGGGCAGCCCATCAGCCAGTTCTGGGGGCTGAAGACCGACGGGATGATCACCTCGCAGGAGGAGATCGACGCCCTGAACGCCCGGGCGCAGGCCAACGGCTACGACTACTACCACCAGCGGCTGACCGGTGTGGGCGACCTGCGCTACGTCGACATGAACGGCGACGGCACGATCAACGACGACGACTGTACGTTCATCGGCAATCCGTGGCCCACGGTGCAGTACGGCTTCAACCTCTCGCTCGAGTGGCGCGGCATCGACTTCCGGGCCGACTTTACGGGTGTGGCGGGCAACGACGTGCTGAATCTGGCCAAATCCTATACGCAGAGTCTGCAGGAGAGTTCGAACACCACGTCGGAGATCTTCGGCGCCTCGTTCTTCATGGGCAACGGACTGACCGACCGTCCGCGCGTCATGGCCCTCGATGCGTCGAACGGCAACGTCCCGGTCAAGGACCCCAACTACAACTACCAGAAATATTCGGACTACTTCATCGAGGACGGCTCCTACCTGCGGCTGCGGACCGTGACGCTGGGCTACACCTTCCCGAGGCGGTGGACGCGCCGGGCGAAGATCGACCGGCTGCGGATCTATGTCTCGGCCACGAACCTTTGGACCCTGACGGGCTTTACGGGTCTCGATCCCGAATTTTCGAATACCACGAAGACTGCCTATGGTGTCTACTACGGCAGCACCTATCCGCAAACCCGGATGTTCTCGTTCGGTCTGGATCTGAACTTTTAA
- a CDS encoding RagB/SusD family nutrient uptake outer membrane protein, translating to MKRILRKIALSATVLGAAAMMNACGSDWLELSDPNSLSPTNFPKKIEHVDLLVNSVYGAQHHWCFLGNYWAGYVMYCLDHTIDMLWHEDPAWIDICAGEVKAGNNKVTDPWTALSLGVYYANTALEEIASYRTTAPETETGALNNYEGECLFFRAYYWWHMLSLYGEPDAEGVGIPIVRTVPKTLEEMYIGREKTGACYQAIIEDLDRAVDLLTQTDPHRVTVWAAKAFRAKACFFAGQRDLARTYLKDCIDNSGKTLETFDRYRMMFNGYDAYEYNSESFYEMGNRADPTSGSAYGSPNTGSTLSLYYPPFCIAPDGTRTAMSYGNQYMHDRNLGRFGYTDPAPQSAAVMKTRQGADGQTEYYLDEAYLALQQKHRDELGREADGPDPRLYVCALQPFVDEVQMTIDGVNATRKVAQVDFGKWWEDTSASTGNDPETFYGWPVRKYNFLEGHLLDATRNVAGYNIYFLRLPEIYLMYALLLRDEDPSTALEYVNKVHRRAYNYPVDAPSEVDYRSLSDRTRTVDATDHLANDPLLYELWAEVFGEMRWWEYVRLLDLGEKEKDYYKTISGPGSSKTNIVWKETNYAMPIPTSEFENNPNPAMVQTPGY from the coding sequence ATGAAACGCATTCTGCGAAAAATAGCTCTTTCCGCCACGGTGCTGGGTGCCGCGGCGATGATGAATGCCTGCGGCAGCGACTGGCTGGAGCTGAGCGATCCCAACTCGCTCTCGCCGACCAATTTTCCCAAGAAGATCGAACACGTCGATCTGTTGGTCAATTCGGTCTACGGCGCCCAGCACCACTGGTGCTTCCTGGGCAACTACTGGGCCGGGTACGTGATGTACTGCCTCGACCATACGATCGACATGCTCTGGCACGAGGATCCGGCCTGGATCGACATCTGCGCCGGCGAAGTCAAGGCCGGCAACAACAAGGTCACCGATCCGTGGACGGCCCTGAGCCTGGGCGTCTACTACGCCAACACGGCCCTGGAGGAGATCGCCTCCTACCGCACCACGGCTCCCGAGACCGAAACCGGGGCGCTGAACAACTACGAAGGGGAGTGCCTCTTCTTCCGCGCCTATTACTGGTGGCACATGTTGTCGCTCTACGGCGAGCCCGATGCCGAAGGGGTCGGGATCCCCATCGTGCGGACGGTCCCCAAGACGCTGGAGGAGATGTACATCGGCCGGGAGAAGACCGGCGCATGTTATCAGGCGATCATCGAGGATCTGGACCGGGCCGTGGATCTGCTGACGCAGACCGATCCCCATCGGGTGACGGTGTGGGCCGCCAAGGCCTTCCGGGCCAAGGCCTGCTTCTTTGCCGGGCAGCGGGACCTGGCCCGCACCTACCTGAAGGATTGCATCGACAACAGCGGCAAGACGCTCGAGACGTTCGACCGTTACCGCATGATGTTCAACGGGTACGATGCGTATGAATACAACAGCGAATCGTTCTACGAGATGGGCAACCGGGCCGATCCGACCAGCGGCTCGGCCTACGGAAGCCCCAATACGGGTTCGACCCTTTCGCTCTACTATCCGCCCTTCTGCATCGCGCCGGACGGCACGCGCACGGCCATGTCCTACGGCAACCAGTACATGCACGACCGCAATCTGGGGCGCTTCGGCTATACGGATCCGGCTCCGCAGTCCGCGGCGGTGATGAAGACGCGTCAGGGGGCAGACGGACAGACGGAGTACTACCTCGACGAGGCCTATCTGGCCCTGCAGCAGAAGCACCGTGACGAACTGGGCCGCGAGGCGGACGGTCCCGATCCGCGGCTGTACGTCTGCGCGCTGCAACCCTTCGTGGACGAGGTGCAGATGACCATCGACGGCGTGAATGCCACGCGCAAGGTGGCGCAGGTCGACTTCGGCAAGTGGTGGGAGGATACCTCCGCCTCGACGGGCAACGACCCCGAGACCTTCTACGGATGGCCCGTGCGCAAGTACAATTTCCTCGAGGGGCATCTGCTCGATGCCACGCGCAACGTCGCCGGTTACAACATCTACTTCCTGCGTCTGCCGGAGATCTACCTGATGTACGCCCTGCTGCTCCGCGACGAGGATCCCTCTACGGCGCTCGAATATGTGAACAAGGTGCACCGCCGGGCCTACAACTATCCGGTGGATGCCCCCTCGGAGGTGGACTACCGGTCGCTCTCGGACCGCACCCGCACGGTCGATGCCACGGACCATCTGGCCAACGATCCGCTGCTCTACGAGTTGTGGGCCGAGGTTTTCGGCGAGATGCGCTGGTGGGAGTACGTGCGGCTGCTGGATCTGGGCGAGAAGGAGAAGGACTACTACAAGACGATCTCGGGCCCGGGCTCCTCGAAGACCAACATCGTCTGGAAGGAGACCAACTACGCCATGCCGATTCCAACGTCGGAGTTCGAGAACAACCCCAATCCGGCCATGGTCCAGACCCCCGGCTATTGA
- a CDS encoding 4-alpha-glucanotransferase, which yields MRLIFEIEYHTLWGEQLAVVLGQRRVALEYTRNDLWQGTAEIRNLEQLRSYRYVVERDGCIIRTEWHAHSLRLPPEFPPRTALRIRDRWQELRPDAAFYSTAFTHGIFGRAACTDTRDETSAPAGIGARPTQATVWLRVVEPAIHSDETLALASQALDNWQRIVPLDDIDFPVWGCTCSLPAGCEYKLLIADRATLRPLQWEEGDNRRWEEPVAEGEIRLDASLVARFPERRWRSAGTAIPVFSLRSAESFGVGEFLDLKLLVDWAAATHQRVIQVLPVNDTSMTGTWEDSYPYNANSSFALHPQFLRLTEAGVVEDDAYRRLRDELNALPEVDYERVNRTKQRLLREAFARNAAYTASRPDYQAFLAENRSWLLPYAAYCTLRDEHHTADFTQWGDLSRYNQKRVEAYCLQRRDEVAYHCYVQFYLHLQLSEVRHYAHSRGIVLKGDLPIGVSRTSADAWQSPHLFHLDSQAGAPPDAFSTEGQNWGFPTYDWERMARDHYAWWQARLRKMAEYFDAYRIDHILGFFRIWEIPSEAIHGLLGHFNPALPYPAEELQRMGFDLTKGLYTTPPLDDATLGEIFGPLVDTFRRRCLQQGRLREEFATQRRAAEQLPGDDPETVRLREGLMTLLDDVLFVEDPRRKGYFHPRIDGRRTRSWQRLPEWQQESFNRLHDDFFYRRHNLFWKESAMRKLPVLLTATDMLACGEDLGMIPDCVPETMRTLQILSLEVQRMPKTMGETFADPSRYPYLSVCTTSTHDMNPLRAWWEEDRQLSTRFFREVLHADGDVPQSCEPWICQRIISMHLASPSMFAILPLQDWLAMDETLRAPDPHRERINIPAIPRYQWRYRMHLSLERLLAAVDFNTTLYDMITLNGRR from the coding sequence ATGCGACTCATCTTCGAAATCGAATACCATACCCTTTGGGGCGAGCAGCTCGCCGTGGTGCTCGGCCAGCGCCGAGTCGCCCTCGAATACACCCGCAACGATCTCTGGCAGGGGACGGCCGAAATCCGCAACCTCGAGCAGCTCCGCTCGTACCGCTATGTCGTCGAACGCGACGGCTGCATCATCCGCACCGAATGGCACGCCCATTCGCTCCGATTGCCGCCCGAATTTCCGCCGCGTACGGCGCTTCGCATCCGCGACCGCTGGCAGGAGCTGCGCCCCGATGCGGCGTTCTACTCCACGGCCTTCACCCACGGCATCTTCGGCCGCGCCGCCTGCACGGATACCCGCGACGAAACGTCCGCTCCGGCTGGCATCGGCGCCCGACCCACGCAGGCCACGGTCTGGCTGCGGGTGGTCGAACCCGCCATCCACTCCGACGAGACGCTGGCGCTGGCCTCCCAGGCCCTGGACAACTGGCAGCGCATCGTGCCGCTCGACGACATCGACTTCCCCGTCTGGGGCTGCACCTGCTCGCTGCCCGCGGGATGCGAATACAAACTGCTGATCGCCGACCGGGCGACGCTGCGCCCCCTGCAGTGGGAGGAGGGTGACAACCGCCGCTGGGAGGAGCCCGTCGCCGAGGGTGAGATCCGGCTCGACGCCTCGCTGGTGGCCCGCTTTCCGGAGCGCCGCTGGCGGAGTGCCGGAACGGCCATTCCGGTCTTCTCGCTCCGCTCCGCAGAGAGTTTCGGCGTCGGGGAGTTCCTCGATCTGAAACTGCTCGTCGACTGGGCCGCGGCGACGCATCAGCGCGTCATCCAGGTGCTGCCGGTCAACGACACCTCGATGACCGGCACGTGGGAGGACTCCTACCCCTACAACGCCAATTCGAGTTTTGCGCTCCATCCGCAGTTCCTGCGTCTGACCGAGGCGGGCGTGGTCGAGGACGACGCCTACCGCCGCCTGCGCGACGAATTGAACGCCCTGCCCGAGGTCGACTACGAACGCGTCAACCGCACCAAGCAGCGGCTGCTGCGCGAAGCCTTTGCCCGCAATGCCGCCTATACGGCCTCACGCCCCGACTATCAGGCCTTCCTGGCGGAGAACCGCTCGTGGCTGCTGCCCTATGCGGCCTACTGCACGCTGCGCGACGAACACCACACGGCCGATTTCACGCAATGGGGCGATCTGTCCCGCTACAACCAGAAACGCGTCGAGGCCTACTGCCTGCAACGGCGCGACGAGGTGGCCTACCACTGCTACGTGCAGTTCTACCTGCACCTGCAGCTCTCCGAGGTCCGCCACTACGCCCACAGCCGGGGCATCGTCCTGAAGGGCGACCTGCCGATCGGCGTCAGCCGCACGAGTGCCGACGCCTGGCAGTCACCCCACCTCTTCCACCTCGATTCCCAGGCCGGTGCCCCGCCCGACGCCTTCTCGACCGAGGGGCAGAACTGGGGCTTCCCGACCTACGACTGGGAGCGCATGGCCCGCGACCACTACGCCTGGTGGCAGGCCCGGCTCCGGAAGATGGCCGAATACTTCGACGCCTACCGTATCGACCATATCCTCGGTTTCTTCCGCATCTGGGAAATCCCCTCGGAGGCGATCCACGGACTGCTGGGGCACTTCAACCCGGCGCTGCCCTATCCGGCCGAGGAGCTGCAACGGATGGGATTCGACCTGACGAAAGGGCTCTACACCACTCCACCGCTCGACGACGCAACCCTCGGGGAGATCTTCGGTCCGCTGGTTGACACCTTCCGCCGGCGCTGCCTGCAGCAGGGGCGTCTGCGCGAAGAGTTCGCCACGCAGCGCCGGGCAGCCGAGCAGCTGCCGGGCGATGATCCCGAGACCGTACGGCTGCGCGAGGGGTTGATGACGCTGCTCGACGACGTGCTCTTCGTCGAGGATCCACGCCGCAAAGGGTACTTCCACCCCCGGATTGACGGACGCAGGACCCGTTCGTGGCAGCGGCTGCCCGAATGGCAGCAGGAGTCGTTCAACCGGCTGCACGACGACTTCTTCTACCGCCGTCACAACCTCTTCTGGAAGGAGTCGGCCATGCGGAAGCTCCCCGTTCTGCTGACCGCTACGGACATGCTGGCCTGCGGTGAGGATCTGGGGATGATTCCCGACTGCGTTCCCGAAACGATGCGCACGCTGCAGATCCTCTCGCTCGAGGTGCAGCGCATGCCCAAGACGATGGGCGAGACCTTCGCCGATCCGTCGCGCTACCCCTATCTGAGCGTCTGCACCACCTCGACCCACGACATGAATCCGCTGCGGGCCTGGTGGGAGGAGGACCGGCAGCTTTCGACGCGCTTCTTCCGCGAGGTGCTGCATGCCGACGGCGACGTACCGCAGAGCTGTGAACCGTGGATCTGCCAGCGAATCATCTCCATGCACCTTGCTTCGCCGTCGATGTTCGCCATCCTGCCGTTGCAGGACTGGCTCGCGATGGACGAGACGCTGCGCGCTCCGGACCCGCACAGGGAGCGGATCAACATCCCGGCCATCCCGCGCTACCAGTGGCGTTACCGCATGCATCTGTCACTCGAGCGGCTGCTTGCAGCCGTGGATTTCAACACCACGCTCTACGACATGATCACCCTCAACGGCCGCCGGTAG